In the Arachis stenosperma cultivar V10309 chromosome 8, arast.V10309.gnm1.PFL2, whole genome shotgun sequence genome, atacaatagataaatataatataatgaaCTATATATAGTCGTGGTACTAAAACTATATTTTAAACACACAAGTAATGGGCAAATCCTTTATGATTTAATCTTCTCATATCATAACAGTTGCATAATTATAGTTTCAATAACTTGCCTCAAGTGAACTAGAAAACATTAAAGTGCAAGGCACAAATAATCAAATATCACACCTTATATTTCAAAGGTTTTGGCTTTGTTTCTTTCTCAGCTTGATTATTGATCCCTGATTTTCTAGCTTTCACCACTTTCTCTACCATTTTACTTCCCATAAAATGTGCTCCATTTTCGTTGCTTCCACCTGCCGCAAGAGTGAACTTTTCCTTTTGTGCCCTCAAACTTTTCTGGGTTTTCTCTAAGTGGTTCCAACCaccattatttttattattagacACACATGGTGATGGTGACCTTGATGGTCTAACAATAGATCTTGGAATAGGATCTTGATTCTGAGTCCCTACAAGTTTAGAACCTCTAGTAGTGCTTCTTCCTCTTGTGGTTGAGCTCGCTCTTCGTTCCGTCCTAAGATTCGGCGGTGCCTCATTCGGAAGATCAAGATCAAGGACAAAATTACTTGCAATCCTTGTTGATCTCACGGATGGCGAAACGCCCCGAGTTTTAGGCTTCATCCCTAAAGACTCATTTGCCTCCATGCTCTTCTTTGGTTGCTTTTGAGGAGCAATAGAATTGGTATCAATAATGCTCTTTTTGGTGATGATGTTATTATGATTGTGATGGTGAATGTTGGGTAATTGCTTGTGTTCATTATTTGTGTTAGTATTATTATTCTTAATGATGCTTGTTGTTGGTCTCTGCCTATTGTGACTTGGGGTTATTGATCTCATTGGAACttttgcttttgataagttgCTATGATTTGGCTTTGGTTTTGCATCAATAATTTGTTTCGATTTCAGTTGCTTCTCATCATTCCCCGCAAACTGAGTGGCCAAAAGTCAAAACAAACGGTTATCcattttagttactttttactTTAGACAAGCATGTAAGCTAGAATAGCTAATGTATGTTCTTTCTTTTAAAGAAAGAGGAAATTGATAATTTAGTTCATGAAGAATTTTGCATCaaataaattcgaaaaatgaaAGAGAGAAATTAAAATAAGTTTTAGTATTGTATTTGGTGTAAGGTaaaaaacagaaattaaaataagaatgaaattctaatttaatttgtacaaagaataaaattagaattaattaattaaaatgaaagtattttaagtatataatgttattaaaatttcaatttctgtcttcaaaaattttaatctcatgtgtttttactttttgaaagtactaaaatattaaaattttagtactAGCTCCTAAACTAACAAATATGTCAGTCTCTCAATTTTTATCTCAATACTTCAAAATAAATACtacctaaaaaataaaaaatattagataaatttttaaaatttactttgGTTAGACACGTCAAGTATCCGTTAAAGACTTATATAGTACTGTTCATTCTTCAAGAATAAATTTATCTAACATGAGATTTCTAAGGactaaatataaaaagaaaaaaaaaatgattggAAGCGCTGAAAACTACTTCCTCGTTTTTCATatttgtagtttttttttttttgatatatCTGTTATTATCacatttaaatataatatttattgaatattttctatttttatcctGCACATATTTATAAGACAAATtagctattaaatattttacactataaattagttatta is a window encoding:
- the LOC130943520 gene encoding uncharacterized protein LOC130943520; translation: MMKKSTMKIKGRMEREGGEEDLSLFRELRKRQSERVSSLLQFASEDYDFDSNNAKFSLYRVPSGKKEYEYLAETNKNEYDWLKTPPATPLFPSLEMEPNAHLVLQKEIPISQPISRFAGNDEKQLKSKQIIDAKPKPNHSNLSKAKVPMRSITPSHNRQRPTTSIIKNNNTNTNNEHKQLPNIHHHNHNNIITKKSIIDTNSIAPQKQPKKSMEANESLGMKPKTRGVSPSVRSTRIASNFVLDLDLPNEAPPNLRTERRASSTTRGRSTTRGSKLVGTQNQDPIPRSIVRPSRSPSPCVSNNKNNGGWNHLEKTQKSLRAQKEKFTLAAGGSNENGAHFMGSKMVEKVVKARKSGINNQAEKETKPKPLKYKV